In Streptosporangiales bacterium, a single genomic region encodes these proteins:
- a CDS encoding pyridoxamine 5-phosphate oxidase — translation MRPDEITEVLNRPISQELLARDVTRLAYVAKDSTPRNVPIIFTWNGSEIVMCTSKNAPKLQAVSENPMVALTIDTEVHPPKILLIRGRAELDFVAGIPDEYLQATSTYQMTPEQRVEWEAEVRSLYHDGMVRVVVTPNWAKLIDFETTLPSVVEELVRQREEHQHR, via the coding sequence GTGCGACCGGACGAGATCACCGAGGTACTGAACCGACCGATCAGTCAGGAGCTGCTGGCTCGCGACGTGACCCGCTTGGCCTACGTCGCCAAGGACAGCACACCTCGCAATGTCCCGATCATCTTTACCTGGAACGGCTCGGAGATCGTCATGTGCACATCGAAGAACGCTCCGAAGCTTCAGGCCGTGAGCGAGAACCCGATGGTTGCCCTGACGATCGACACCGAGGTGCACCCGCCCAAGATCCTGCTCATCCGGGGTCGGGCCGAGCTGGACTTCGTCGCTGGCATCCCGGACGAGTACCTCCAGGCGACCAGCACCTACCAGATGACCCCCGAGCAGCGGGTCGAGTGGGAGGCGGAGGTACGTTCGCTCTACCACGACGGCATGGTCCGCGTCGTCGTGACCCCGAACTGGGCGAAGCTGATCGACTTCGAGACGACTCTGCCGAGCGTGGTCGAGGAGCTGGTCCGGCAGCGGGAGGAGCATCAGCACCGCTGA
- a CDS encoding VOC family protein has protein sequence MTIQRMDNVGIVVDDLETAIAFYTELGMELEGKAPIEGRWAARVVGLDDQRVEVAMMRTPDGHGRIELAKYHTPKAISGVPADAPANTLGIRRVMFAVDDIDDTVARLSTHGAELVGEVARYEDSYRLCYVRGPEGIVVGLAEQIS, from the coding sequence ATGACGATTCAGCGGATGGACAACGTCGGCATTGTCGTCGACGACCTTGAGACTGCCATTGCGTTCTACACCGAACTTGGCATGGAGCTGGAGGGTAAGGCTCCGATCGAGGGGCGTTGGGCGGCACGTGTCGTCGGGCTGGACGACCAACGAGTCGAGGTGGCGATGATGCGGACCCCGGACGGCCATGGGCGGATCGAGCTGGCAAAGTACCACACGCCGAAGGCCATCAGCGGCGTGCCGGCGGACGCCCCGGCGAACACGCTGGGCATTCGCCGCGTCATGTTCGCGGTCGACGACATCGATGACACGGTCGCCCGCCTGAGCACTCACGGCGCCGAACTCGTCGGTGAGGTGGCGCGGTACGAGGACAGCTACCGGCTCTGCTACGTCCGCGGCCCGGAGGGCATCGTCGTCGGCCTGGCCGAGCAGATCAGCTGA
- a CDS encoding RNA polymerase subunit sigma-24 has translation MNESLLRELVPAVIGVLVRRGADFAVAEDAVQDALVEAVRVWPDDSPRDPKGWLVTVAWRKFLDAVRADTSRRHREVRGETEPVPGQGEAVDDTLQLYFLCAHPSLTPASSVALTLRAVGGLTTRQIAQAYLVPEATMAQRISRAKRTVSGVRFDQSGDVATVLRVLYLVFNEGYSGDVDLAAEAIRLTRQLAAKTQHEEVAGLLALMLLHHARRPARTGSDGRLVPLAEQDRGLWNTQLITEGVDVLQTALARDRLGEFQAQAAIAALHADAPTAEETDWVQIVEWYDELVRLTDSPVARLNRAVAVGEADGPRAGLAALAELDPALPRHTAVAAYLHERDGDPVTAARLYAEAARSAPNLGCW, from the coding sequence GTGAACGAGTCGCTGCTGCGGGAGCTGGTGCCCGCGGTGATCGGTGTCCTCGTCCGTCGCGGAGCTGACTTCGCGGTGGCCGAGGACGCCGTGCAGGACGCCCTGGTCGAGGCCGTGCGGGTGTGGCCGGACGACTCGCCGCGGGACCCCAAGGGCTGGCTGGTCACCGTGGCCTGGCGCAAGTTCCTCGACGCCGTCCGCGCCGATACCTCGCGACGGCACCGCGAGGTACGCGGCGAGACCGAACCCGTGCCCGGCCAGGGCGAGGCGGTGGACGACACGCTCCAGCTGTACTTCCTGTGCGCGCACCCCTCCCTGACACCGGCCTCGTCCGTCGCGCTCACGCTGCGCGCGGTCGGCGGCCTGACCACGCGTCAGATCGCACAGGCCTACCTCGTGCCGGAGGCGACCATGGCCCAGCGGATCAGCCGGGCCAAGCGGACCGTCTCGGGCGTCCGGTTCGACCAGTCCGGTGACGTCGCCACAGTGCTGCGCGTGCTCTACCTGGTCTTCAACGAGGGCTACTCAGGCGACGTCGACCTCGCCGCCGAGGCAATCCGGCTCACTCGCCAACTGGCGGCCAAGACTCAGCATGAGGAGGTCGCGGGCCTGCTGGCGCTCATGCTGCTGCACCACGCACGGCGCCCGGCACGGACCGGCTCCGACGGCAGGCTCGTGCCGCTTGCCGAGCAGGACCGCGGCCTGTGGAACACCCAACTGATCACCGAGGGCGTCGACGTGCTCCAGACGGCCCTCGCCCGCGACCGCCTGGGCGAGTTCCAGGCCCAGGCGGCCATCGCCGCGCTGCACGCCGACGCCCCGACGGCCGAGGAGACCGACTGGGTGCAGATCGTCGAGTGGTACGACGAACTGGTGCGCCTCACCGACAGCCCGGTGGCCCGCCTCAACCGGGCCGTCGCGGTCGGCGAGGCCGACGGCCCGCGCGCCGGCCTGGCCGCCCTGGCGGAACTCGACCCCGCCCTGCCCCGCCACACCGCCGTCGCGGCGTACCTGCACGAGCGTGACGGTGACCCAGTGACCGCGGCACGCCTCTACGCGGAAGCCGCCCGATCAGCACCCAACCTGGGGTGCTGGTAA